One stretch of Carassius gibelio isolate Cgi1373 ecotype wild population from Czech Republic chromosome B1, carGib1.2-hapl.c, whole genome shotgun sequence DNA includes these proteins:
- the rims1b gene encoding regulating synaptic membrane exocytosis protein 1 isoform X8, translated as MSASVGAQSGPRPPTVPAPMPDMPDLSHLTEEERKVIMAVMVRQREEEEKEQAMLKTLHQQFESYKEQVRKIGAETKRQQAVHKDDAPTCGICRKTKFADGCGHLCSYCRTKFCARCGGRVSLRSNNVMWVCNLCRKQQEILTKSGEWFSSGPGGRPLSVGAPLSVPELEKDRKLRSRSQAPVANNTLPPSTGASDPTKGADTMPTSRSRSEPPRDKKRPVSLHEQNGKVVGRGERRRGPGRLSSQASEDRAPGEKRDSRRLEKVHSQEYPEDEPTHPQRRSRQEEEERERQRREAEYQTRYRSDPNLARYPVKPQKEEQEMRMHAKVSKMRQERHHSDQAINEVGLMQDGGEAAGNRMSRQRVANNEDRKALLENHRAYSVDRTVGGGIGGQGSLTKQGHGGPQVGPTGPPDLRDGKDWGPKGYLEPGSAAFLHRAKREKAAEIMRKDSSLSSDQSESLRPPPPRAYRPKRGLNKRQMSISSSEEEGGSTPEYTSCEDVEIESVSEKGDWDCHPLDPTVWHHPVSWQPSKEGDHLIGRITLSKRSTMPREAGSLLGLKVVGGKMTEAGRLGAFITKVKKGSLADIVGHLRAGDEVLQWNGKALPGATKKEVYNIILESQSAPQVEIVVSRPIGDTPRLPGTSHPPLESTGSSSIDESQKMERPSISVMSPTSPGMLRDLPLVLPGQLSVKLWYDKVGHQLIVNVLQARELPPRPDGRPRNPYVKMYFLPDRSDKSKRRTKTVKKSAEPKWNQTFLYSHVHRRDFRERMLEITVWDQPRVQEEESEFLGEILIELETALLDDQPHWYKLQTHDVSSLPLPQPSPCLPRRHVHGDSPSKKLQTAERNSRDRERSSTLTVPERQAAIQHRSRSVSPHREDQCRARSRPAHVPMQRSLDEIHKNRHHSYSPSHYHDSHQEHRSGDSDYEYSEDSEVLEMHRSIRGGSAECLHTNSDLQPSLDRVRSASTTCLRPESNFHSSERESHFPSHRHSGNLDRPSCQIANKKTIDGDRLQPTSILRGGRRGREPPLRPFGQTSLGGSCPNSPRADREPRHGGHYSPAGTTLLGHRGRQLPQLPAKSSSIEQDHVNSKPEEKPKSALAVEDRARQLQMRGHSYRPGSSASSGHDPEAELKNKRDMYKDQKRSSDNMSARSSDSDMSDASAISRASSASRLSATSYMSIQSERPHGRIRALFACLTSYIPCLNTEPALDPKPRPLSVTTLQPVEERPTFLLPIPTLCPPERGLECRDDGDGATGQSCSTLTPSVGADTRRLLRTPRGQQRTWLLCQSVLPCHNIDSLNN; from the exons GTGATGTGGGTATGTAACCTGTGCAGAAAACAGCAAGAAATCCTAACTAAATCAGGAGAATGGTTTTCATCAGGGCCTGGGGGGAGACCTCTTAGTGTTGGCGCTCCCCTCAGTGTCCCTGAGTTGGAGAAGGACAGGAAGTTGCGCTCCAGATCACAGGCTCCGGTTGCTAACAACACTCTGCCACCCAGCACTGGTGCTAGTGACCCCACCAAGGGAGCAGATACGATGCCCACTTCACGCTCCCGCAGTGAACCACCACGAGACAA GAAGAGACCAGTGTCCCTGCACGAGCAGAACGGAAAGGTGGTGGGACGTGGAGAGAGAAGGCGAGGCCCAGGCCGGTTGTCATCACAGGCCTCTGAAGACCGAGCTCCAGGTGAGAAGCGTGACAGCAGGCGATTGGAGAAAGTCCACTCGCAGGAATATCCAGAAGATGAGCCCACCCATCCCCAGCGGCGAAGtagacaggaagaggaagagcgaGAGCGTCAAAGACGAGAGGCAGAGTATCAGACTCGGTACCGCAGTGACCCGAACCTTGCACGCTACCCTGTTAAACCGCAGAAGGAGGAACAGGAAATGCGTATGCATGCCAAAGTGTCCAAAATGCGTCAGGAGCGTCATCACAGTGACCAAGCCATCAACGAAGTTGGATTAATGCAAGATGGGGGTGAGGCAGCTGGAAATAGAATGAGCAGGCAACGAGTGGCTAACAACGAAGACCGCAAGGCCCTTTTAGAAAACCATCGAGCTTATTCTGTGGACAGGACCGTGGGGGGTGGCATTGGGGGACAAGGATCCCTCACGAAACAGGGCCACGGGGGCCCTCAAGTGGGCCCTACTGGGCCTCCAGACCTCAGGGATGGAAAGGACTGGGGCCCAAAGGGGTATCTGGAACCTGGGTCCGCAGCTTTTCTGCACAGGGCTAAGCGGGAAAAGGCTGCAGAAATCATGCGTAAAGATTCTTCTCTTAGCTCTGACCAATCTGAGTCATTACGGCCTCCTCCACCTAGAGCCTATAGACCCAAACGAGGCCTCAACAAAAGGCAGATGTCCATCAGTAGCTCGGAAGAAGAGGGCGGCTCCACGCCTGAATACACCAGCTGTGAGGATGTGGAGATTGAAAGTGTTAGTGAAAAAG gTGACTGGGACTGTCATCCGCTGGACCCAACTGTGTGGCAT CATCCAGTGAGCTGGCAGCCATCCAAAGAGGGAGATCATTTGATTGGCCGCATCACTCTAAGTAAGCGCTCCACCATGCCACGAGAAGCCGGTTCCCTGCTGGGTCTGAAG GTGGTTGGTGGAAAAATGACAGAGGCAGGGAGACTGGGGGCCTTTATCACCAAAGTAAAGAAAGGAAGTTTGGCTGACATTGTAGGCCATTTACGAGCag GCGATGAGGTTTTACAGTGGAACGGAAAGGCGTTGCCTGGAGCAACTAAAAAAGAAGTTTACAACATTATTCTGGAGTCCCAGTCAGCACCTCAAGTGGAAATAGTTGTTTCCAGACCAATTGG AGATACTCCAAGACTTCCAGGAACATCACATCCTCCTCTAGAATCAA CTGGTTCGAGTTCTATAGATGAATCCCAAAAGATGGAGCGTCCATCCATCTCTGTAATGTCACCGACTAGTCCTGGGATGTTGAGAGACCTCCCTCTGGTTCTGCCGGGACAGCTGTCG GTGAAATTATGGTATGATAAAGTGGGCCATCAGCTTATTGTCAATGTCCTACAAGCACGAGAACTGCCCCCTCGACCAGACGGACGACCCAGAAATCCCTacgtcaaaatgtattttcttcctGATAGaag TGACAAGAGCAAGAGACGGACGAAAACGGTGAAGAAGAGTGCAGAGCCAAAGTGGAACCAGACGTTCCTGTACTCTCACGTCCACCGCAGAGACTTCAGAGAGCGCATGCTGGAGATCACTGTTTGGGACCAGCCCAGGGTCCAAGAGGAAGAGAGTGAATTTCTGGGAGAG ATTCTGATCGAGCTGGAAACAGCTCTATTGGATGACCAGCCACACTGGTACAAATTGCAGACTCATGATGTGTCGTCCCTACCATTGCCCCAGCCGTCCCCATGCCTCCCTCGCAGACATGTTCATGGAGACAGTCCAAGTAAAAAACTGCAAA CAGCAGAGAGGAACTCCAGGGACAGGGAGAGGTCAAGCACACTGACCGTACCTGAGAGACAGGCAGCCATACAGCATCGCTCGCGCTCAGTGTCCCCACACAGAGAAGACCAATGTAGAGCCCGCTCTCGACCTGCACACGTCCCTATGCAGAG GAGTCTGGATGAGATCCACAAAAACCGCCATCATTCCTATTCTCCCTCTCACTACCATGACTCCCACCAGGAACATCGCTCCGGAGATTCTGACTATGAATATTCAGAGGACAG CGAGGTCCTGGAGATGCACAGATCAATCCGAGGTGGGAGTGCTGAGTGCCTGCATACAAACAG tgATCTTCAGCCTTCATTAGACAGAGTAAGAAGTGCCAGTACAACTTGTTTGAGACCAGAGTCAAACTTCCACTCATCTGAAAGAGAAAG TCATTTTCCATCTCACAGGCATTCTGGTAATTTGGATAGGCCAAGCTGTCAGATAGCTAACAAGAAAACCATTGATGGCGACAG ACTTCAGCCCACCTCTATCCTCAGGGGTGGCAGGAGGGGGAGAGAGCCTCCCCTCAGGCCCTTTGGCCAGACCAGCTTAGGGGGTTCCTGCCCTAACTCGCCACGAGCTGAcag AGAACCTCGGCATGGTGGACATTATTCCCCGGCAGGGACCACTTTATTAGGGCACAGGGGCAGACAGCTACCACAACTCCCTGCAAAGAGCAGCAGTATAGAGCAAG ACCATGTCAACAGTAAACCTGAAGAGAAACCTAAGTCAG CACTAGCAGTGGAAGACCGAGCTCGTCAGTTGCAAATGAGAGGACATTCCTATCGACCAGGCTCTTCTGCCAGCTCTGGTCATGACCCAGAGGCAGAGCTCAAAAACAAGAGAGAT ATGTATAAGGATCAGAAGAGGAGTAGTGATAACATGTCTGCGAGGTCATCAGACAGTGACATGAGCGATGCATCAGCTATCTCCCGTGCCAGCAGTGCCTCACGTCTGAGCGCCACCAGCTACATGTCCATCCAGTCTGAGAGACCACATGGGAGAATCAG AGCCCTCTTTGCATGCCTCACCTCATACATCCCATGCTTGAATACTGAGCCAGCACTGGATCCCAAACCCAGACCCCTGTCTGTCACTACCCTCCAGCCTGTGGAAGAGAGACCCACCTTCTTACTTCCTATCCCCACCCTGTGTCCCCCAGAGAGGGGGTTAGAGTGTAGAGATGATGGAGATGGTGCAACTGGACAGTCCTGCAGTACCTTGACTCCATCAGTGGGCGCAGACACGAGGCGGCTCCTCCGAACCCCCAGGGGGCAGCAGAGGACATGGCTCCTCTGTCAGAGTGTTCTGCCATGTCATAATATAGACAGTTTGAATAACTAA